The Streptomyces spororaveus genome includes a region encoding these proteins:
- a CDS encoding SDR family oxidoreductase — MLRGQKALVTGANSGIGKATAIGMGRAGADVVVNYVAGREEAEKVVEEIASFGVRAVAYEADVSDEGQVVAMMDRMVEEFGTIDVLVANAGLQRDSAFTEMTLAQWQKVIDVNLTGQFLCAREATKEFLRRGVVPEVSSSAGKIICMSSVHQIIPWAGHVNYASSKGGVQMMMETLAQELAPKKIRVNAIAPGAIRTPINRSAWDTEQAEQDLLKLIPYGRVGDPADIAHAAVGLASDLMDYVVGTTLYVDGGMTLFPGFATGG, encoded by the coding sequence CTGCTCCGGGGTCAGAAGGCGCTGGTGACGGGCGCGAACTCCGGCATCGGCAAGGCCACGGCGATCGGTATGGGCCGGGCCGGGGCGGACGTGGTCGTGAACTACGTGGCCGGACGGGAGGAGGCCGAGAAGGTCGTCGAGGAGATCGCCTCCTTCGGGGTGCGCGCGGTGGCGTACGAGGCGGACGTGTCCGACGAGGGCCAGGTCGTGGCCATGATGGACCGCATGGTCGAGGAGTTCGGGACCATCGACGTCCTCGTCGCGAACGCCGGACTCCAGCGGGACTCCGCCTTCACCGAGATGACCCTCGCCCAGTGGCAGAAGGTCATCGACGTCAATCTGACCGGGCAGTTCCTGTGCGCCCGCGAGGCTACGAAGGAGTTCCTGCGGCGCGGCGTCGTCCCGGAGGTCTCCAGCTCCGCAGGCAAGATCATCTGCATGAGTTCGGTGCACCAGATCATCCCCTGGGCCGGGCACGTCAACTACGCGTCCTCCAAGGGCGGCGTGCAGATGATGATGGAGACCCTGGCGCAGGAGCTCGCCCCGAAGAAGATCCGCGTCAACGCGATCGCCCCCGGCGCGATCCGTACGCCCATCAACCGCAGTGCCTGGGACACCGAGCAGGCCGAGCAGGACCTGCTGAAGCTGATCCCGTACGGCCGGGTCGGCGACCCGGCGGACATCGCCCACGCGGCGGTCGGCCTCGCCTCCGACCTCATGGACTACGTCGTGGGCACCACGCTCTACGTGGACGGCGGGATGACCCTGTTCCCGGGCTTCGCCACCGGCGGCTGA
- a CDS encoding cytochrome ubiquinol oxidase subunit I, translated as MHTTLHLLAEAAPPQMLPARSLMAFTLASHIILVPLGVALPLITLIMHGYGLRRGDATALLLARRWSAVMAVQFAIGVVTGTVLSFEFGLLWPGLMGRWGDVFGIGFGVEAWAFFLEAVLIAIYLYGWRRLPARTHFLLGLPLPVTALLGAFGILAANSWMNTPRGFSLDSEGNPVDVNVWKAIFTPMFGPQYWHFVVAMLVTAGYVVAGVYAVGWLRGRRDRYHRLGFTVPFTVAAVFTPIQFMLGDSIARAVFQKQPVKFAAMEIVWNTDTHVPEYLFGRLHPDGTVTGGIKIPQLDSILAGFSPATEVHGLSSVAAADRPTVAQATLIHWTFDIMVGIGSVLLLLAVWYAFVWWRRRRLPASPWFYRSAACAGVASVVAVECGWITTEVGRQPWIVYENMRVAEAVTGARAGSLWTMFGLVVVVYVFIFGSFLAVLLKMRTRWRLDDERSPEAGAMVTPETDTPYGPRSAVAAGDSPAPGDGGGAAPTRDGRP; from the coding sequence ATGCACACCACGCTCCACCTGCTGGCGGAGGCGGCGCCGCCGCAGATGCTGCCGGCCCGCTCGCTCATGGCCTTCACCCTCGCCTCGCACATCATCCTGGTGCCGCTGGGCGTGGCGCTGCCGCTGATCACCCTGATCATGCACGGCTACGGGCTGCGGCGCGGCGACGCGACCGCCCTCCTGCTGGCGCGCCGCTGGTCGGCGGTCATGGCGGTGCAGTTCGCGATCGGCGTCGTCACGGGCACCGTCCTGTCCTTCGAGTTCGGCCTGCTGTGGCCGGGTCTGATGGGCCGGTGGGGCGACGTGTTCGGGATCGGCTTCGGCGTCGAGGCATGGGCCTTCTTCCTGGAGGCCGTACTCATCGCCATCTACCTGTACGGCTGGCGCCGGCTGCCCGCCCGTACGCACTTCCTGCTCGGGCTGCCCCTGCCGGTGACGGCCCTGCTGGGCGCCTTCGGCATCCTGGCGGCCAACTCCTGGATGAACACCCCGCGGGGCTTCTCCCTCGACTCCGAGGGCAACCCCGTGGACGTGAACGTCTGGAAGGCGATCTTCACGCCGATGTTCGGGCCGCAGTACTGGCACTTCGTCGTGGCGATGCTGGTCACCGCCGGATACGTCGTGGCGGGCGTCTACGCCGTCGGCTGGCTGCGCGGCCGCCGCGACCGCTACCACCGCCTGGGCTTCACCGTCCCGTTCACGGTCGCGGCGGTCTTCACCCCGATCCAGTTCATGCTGGGCGACTCCATCGCGCGGGCGGTGTTCCAGAAGCAGCCGGTGAAGTTCGCGGCGATGGAGATCGTCTGGAACACCGACACGCACGTTCCGGAGTACCTCTTCGGCCGCCTGCATCCCGACGGGACCGTCACCGGCGGCATCAAGATCCCGCAGCTCGACTCCATCCTGGCCGGCTTCAGCCCCGCCACCGAGGTGCACGGGCTGTCCTCCGTGGCGGCGGCCGACCGGCCCACGGTGGCCCAGGCGACCCTGATCCACTGGACCTTCGACATCATGGTCGGCATCGGCTCGGTGCTCCTGCTGCTCGCCGTCTGGTACGCGTTCGTCTGGTGGCGACGCCGCCGGCTGCCCGCCTCGCCGTGGTTCTACCGCAGCGCCGCCTGCGCCGGCGTGGCCAGTGTCGTCGCCGTCGAGTGCGGCTGGATCACCACCGAGGTGGGCCGCCAGCCCTGGATCGTCTACGAGAACATGCGGGTCGCCGAGGCCGTGACCGGGGCCCGCGCCGGCTCTCTGTGGACCATGTTCGGGCTGGTCGTCGTCGTGTACGTCTTCATCTTCGGCTCCTTCCTGGCCGTGCTCCTGAAGATGCGCACCCGATGGCGCCTGGACGACGAACGCAGCCCCGAGGCAGGCGCGATGGTGACACCGGAGACCGACACCCCCTACGGCCCGCGCTCCGCCGTCGCGGCCGGCGACAGCCCCGCCCCGGGTGACGGCGGCGGCGCGGCACCGACCCGGGACGGCAGGCCGTGA
- a CDS encoding cytochrome d ubiquinol oxidase subunit II, producing MTAAGVIAAVLLLAVAAYTCAGGTDYGAGFWDLTAGGAERGKRPRWLIDHAMAPVWEVNNVWLIFVLVIMWTGFPEFFQTVFSSMWLPLALAAIGIVLRGAGFALRKPTRRIAGRRVYGAVFAVSSLLTPFFLGAAAGGIASGRVGPGTEPTAHAWFNPTSVFFGLLAVVGTALLGAVFLAADATRYEAPDLHAYFRRRALVALAVFAVLGAVTLIVAHGDAPHLWHGLTHGAGLVLLIVSVLATLVTAWLLLRPSGAWSRPAAVVLMGSAVLAWGVAQRPYLIPGRLTVAEAPGAPSTLHWLIVVTVVAAVLVFPAVALLYRLDTRGELEPLTDADLRGGGPEREG from the coding sequence GTGACCGCCGCCGGGGTGATCGCCGCCGTCCTGCTCCTCGCGGTGGCCGCCTACACCTGCGCCGGCGGCACCGACTACGGTGCGGGCTTCTGGGACCTGACGGCGGGAGGCGCGGAACGCGGGAAGCGCCCCCGGTGGCTGATCGACCACGCCATGGCCCCGGTCTGGGAGGTCAACAACGTCTGGCTGATCTTCGTCCTGGTCATCATGTGGACCGGCTTCCCGGAGTTCTTCCAGACCGTGTTCTCCTCGATGTGGCTGCCCCTGGCCCTCGCCGCGATCGGCATCGTGCTGCGCGGCGCGGGCTTCGCGCTGCGCAAGCCCACCCGCCGGATCGCCGGGCGGCGCGTCTACGGAGCCGTGTTCGCGGTCTCCTCGCTGCTCACCCCGTTCTTCCTCGGTGCCGCCGCGGGCGGGATCGCCTCGGGGCGGGTGGGACCGGGCACCGAGCCGACGGCACACGCCTGGTTCAACCCGACCTCCGTCTTCTTCGGCCTGCTGGCCGTCGTCGGCACGGCGCTGCTCGGGGCGGTGTTCCTGGCCGCGGACGCCACCCGCTACGAAGCCCCCGACCTGCACGCCTACTTCCGGCGGCGGGCGCTGGTCGCCCTGGCCGTCTTCGCCGTGCTGGGGGCCGTCACGCTGATCGTCGCCCACGGGGACGCACCGCACCTGTGGCACGGCCTCACCCACGGCGCCGGGCTCGTCCTCCTGATCGTGTCCGTACTGGCCACGCTCGTCACGGCCTGGCTGCTGCTGCGCCCGTCCGGAGCGTGGTCCCGGCCCGCGGCCGTCGTCCTGATGGGCTCGGCCGTACTCGCCTGGGGCGTGGCGCAGCGTCCGTACCTGATCCCCGGCCGGCTGACGGTGGCCGAGGCGCCGGGGGCGCCCAGCACCCTGCACTGGCTGATCGTCGTGACCGTCGTGGCCGCCGTCCTGGTCTTCCCCGCCGTGGCCCTGCTCTACCGGCTGGACACCCGCGGCGAGTTGGAGCCCCTCACCGACGCCGACCTGCGAGGGGGCGGCCCGGAACGCGAGGGCTGA